TTTCAACTTCATGCGTGAAGTAGCTAGCGACAACGGAACTATCCTGTTTGTAGGAACTAAAAAACAAGCTCAAGAATCCGTTCGCGACGAAGCTATCCGTTCTGGACAATATTTCGTGAATCATCGTTGGTTAGGTGGTACTTTAACTAACTTTGAAACTATTCAAAAACGTATTCAACACCTTAAAAAAATCGAAAGAATGGAAGCAGATGGAACTTTTGAAGTCCTTCCTAAAAAAGAAGTTGTCCTTCTTAAAAAAGAACAAGAAAAACTAGAACGCTTCTTAGGCGGAATCAAAGACATGAAAGGTCTTCCTGATGCATTATTCATCGTTGACCCACGCAAAGAACGTATTGCGGTTGCAGAAGCTCGTAAACTTCATATTCCTATCATCGGTATTGTTGATACAAACTGTGATCCGGATGAAATCGACTACGTAATCCCTGCAAATGATGACGCTATCCGCGCGGTTAAACTTTTAAC
This sequence is a window from Listeria cossartiae subsp. cossartiae. Protein-coding genes within it:
- the rpsB gene encoding 30S ribosomal protein S2, whose translation is MPVISMKQLLEAGVHFGHQTRRWNPKMKKYIFTERNGIYIIDLQKTVKKVDEAFNFMREVASDNGTILFVGTKKQAQESVRDEAIRSGQYFVNHRWLGGTLTNFETIQKRIQHLKKIERMEADGTFEVLPKKEVVLLKKEQEKLERFLGGIKDMKGLPDALFIVDPRKERIAVAEARKLHIPIIGIVDTNCDPDEIDYVIPANDDAIRAVKLLTAKMADAIIEVNQGEELTEAEVAPVEEKATEETTEA